In Pseudonocardia sp. C8, one genomic interval encodes:
- a CDS encoding FAD-binding oxidoreductase, whose translation MVPEKSRYVVIGAGIHGLTTAAHLARGLAESGRGDGSDVVVVDKTDVGAGASGVACGVIRNNYFQPAMRRLMAHSVEAWERDAEALSYHGVGYIQLAPDAMADDVRQIAREQNEIGYESVLVEGVDECNAYMREIFSDWQAPGISILLHEKRGGYANNTLSLAGLAAKAREAGVRIETGVTVTGFERTGERVSAVETDQGTIACDAVVVAVGPWVRDIWSMLDLPETITVRDTSGKEHPDRPMWTYWALQEGTLEVDPGEFTDNKGGFPPVIHVDSDAPLHDDLDGSLITDQMWGIYYKPDFHFGGVQGGASPQQIDRPAHEVAVDPYGPASPEFVVDDSFVRMWTSALAACHKRFEQKRGLYSKEPSGGIGAFTPDSFPVFDMFCENAYFIADANHGYKMLGVGELVAKELLGEPQELLAPFRFDRYRTGDLHPTSHSPFPWS comes from the coding sequence ATGGTTCCCGAGAAGTCCCGCTACGTCGTCATCGGGGCCGGCATCCACGGCCTCACCACCGCAGCGCACCTCGCCCGGGGGCTGGCCGAGTCCGGCCGCGGGGACGGCAGCGACGTCGTCGTCGTCGACAAGACCGACGTCGGTGCCGGCGCCTCCGGTGTCGCCTGTGGCGTCATCCGGAACAACTACTTCCAGCCGGCGATGCGCCGCCTGATGGCGCACTCCGTCGAGGCGTGGGAACGGGACGCCGAGGCGCTGTCGTACCACGGCGTCGGCTACATCCAGCTCGCCCCGGACGCGATGGCCGACGACGTCCGCCAGATCGCCCGCGAGCAGAACGAGATCGGCTACGAGTCGGTGCTCGTCGAGGGCGTCGACGAGTGCAACGCCTACATGCGCGAGATCTTCTCCGACTGGCAGGCGCCGGGGATCTCGATCCTGCTGCACGAGAAGCGCGGCGGGTACGCCAACAACACCCTGTCCCTGGCCGGCCTGGCGGCCAAGGCCCGCGAGGCCGGTGTCCGCATCGAGACCGGGGTCACGGTCACCGGGTTCGAGCGGACCGGCGAGCGGGTCAGCGCCGTCGAGACCGACCAGGGGACGATCGCCTGCGATGCGGTGGTCGTGGCGGTCGGCCCCTGGGTACGCGACATCTGGTCGATGCTCGACCTGCCCGAGACCATCACCGTCCGGGACACCTCCGGCAAGGAGCACCCGGACCGGCCGATGTGGACCTACTGGGCGCTGCAGGAGGGCACCCTCGAGGTCGACCCGGGGGAGTTCACGGACAACAAGGGTGGCTTCCCGCCGGTCATCCACGTCGACTCGGACGCCCCGCTCCACGACGACCTGGACGGCTCGCTCATCACCGACCAGATGTGGGGCATCTACTACAAGCCCGACTTCCACTTCGGCGGTGTCCAGGGTGGTGCTTCGCCGCAGCAGATCGACCGGCCCGCCCACGAGGTCGCCGTCGACCCGTACGGGCCGGCCAGCCCCGAGTTCGTGGTCGACGACTCGTTCGTCCGCATGTGGACCTCGGCCCTGGCCGCCTGCCACAAGCGGTTCGAGCAGAAGCGCGGCCTCTACTCCAAGGAGCCGTCGGGCGGCATCGGGGCGTTCACCCCGGACAGCTTCCCGGTGTTCGACATGTTCTGCGAGAACGCCTACTTCATCGCCGACGCCAACCACGGGTACAAGATGCTCGGGGTCGGTGAGCTCGTCGCGAAGGAGCTGCTCGGCGAACCGCAGGAGCTGCTCGCGCCGTTCCGGTTCGACCGGTACCGCACCGGCGATCTCCACCCGACCAGCCACTCGCCGTTCCCGTGGAGCTGA
- the folD gene encoding bifunctional methylenetetrahydrofolate dehydrogenase/methenyltetrahydrofolate cyclohydrolase FolD, which yields MTAELIDGKAAAAELRAEVAAEVAGLPAAPGLATVLVGDDPASHIYVSSKRKQCTQAGMRDLHRHVPGDVTQEELLGIIDGLAEDPEVTGILLQLPLPGHLDANALLARIPPEKDVDGLTERSAGRLALGKPGLVPCTPSGVMHLLDRAGVKLEGAEAVVVGRSSLVGKPQAQLLLGRNATVTTCHSRTRDLAEVTRRADVLVAAAGVPRMIGPDAVKPGAVVIDVGMHRLESGLCGDVDTEAVAEVASAITPVPGGVGPMTIAMLLRNTVLAARLLAGDAVGTGP from the coding sequence GTGACTGCAGAACTGATCGACGGCAAGGCAGCGGCGGCGGAGCTCCGGGCGGAGGTGGCCGCGGAGGTCGCCGGGCTCCCGGCCGCGCCCGGGCTCGCCACGGTGCTGGTCGGGGACGACCCCGCCTCGCACATCTACGTGTCGAGCAAGCGCAAGCAGTGCACGCAGGCCGGGATGCGGGACCTCCACCGGCACGTCCCGGGGGACGTGACGCAGGAGGAGCTGCTCGGGATCATCGACGGGCTCGCCGAGGACCCGGAGGTCACCGGGATCCTGCTGCAGCTGCCGCTGCCCGGGCACCTCGACGCGAACGCGCTGCTGGCCCGCATCCCGCCGGAGAAGGACGTCGACGGGCTCACCGAACGCAGTGCGGGCCGGCTGGCGCTGGGCAAGCCGGGGCTCGTGCCGTGCACCCCGTCCGGGGTGATGCACCTGCTCGACCGGGCCGGGGTGAAGCTCGAGGGGGCGGAGGCCGTCGTCGTCGGTCGGTCGTCGCTGGTCGGCAAGCCGCAGGCGCAGCTGCTCCTGGGGCGCAACGCCACCGTGACGACCTGCCACTCCCGGACCCGGGACCTCGCCGAGGTGACGCGGCGGGCCGACGTCCTGGTCGCCGCGGCCGGCGTGCCCCGCATGATCGGTCCGGATGCGGTGAAGCCGGGCGCGGTCGTGATCGACGTCGGCATGCACCGGCTGGAGTCCGGGCTGTGCGGGGACGTCGACACCGAGGCGGTCGCCGAGGTCGCGTCGGCCATCACGCCGGTCCCCGGCGGGGTGGGGCCGATGACCATCGCGATGCTGCTGCGGAACACGGTGCTCGCGGCCCGCCTGCTCGCCGGGGAT
- the purU gene encoding formyltetrahydrofolate deformylase, whose translation MNDPRIEAPPAAVVAPDRRGHWADAAAVRDHGRLLMSCQDGPGIVASVTAFLHARGANIVHADQNSTDPEGGKFFQRIVFHLPDLIDRLPKLRREFAGDVAGRFGMAFQMTAAETPKRVALFVSKFDHCLLDLLWRWRRGELPMDVVQVVSNHPDLEKDVAGFDVPFAHIPVTRDTKAQAEQRQLELLEGRVDLVVLARYMQVLSGDFLERVGVPAINIHHSFLPAFAGAGPYDQAKKRGVKLVGATAHYVTEDLDEGPIIEQDVARISHRHTVREISRRGADIERVVLARAVEAHCDDRVLLNDTTTIVF comes from the coding sequence ATGAACGATCCGAGAATCGAGGCTCCACCGGCCGCGGTCGTCGCCCCCGACCGCCGCGGTCACTGGGCAGACGCGGCCGCTGTGCGCGATCACGGCCGCCTGCTGATGTCGTGCCAGGACGGCCCCGGAATCGTGGCGTCGGTGACGGCGTTCCTGCACGCCCGCGGTGCGAACATCGTGCACGCCGACCAGAACTCGACCGACCCCGAGGGCGGGAAGTTCTTCCAGCGCATCGTGTTCCACCTGCCCGACCTCATCGATCGGCTGCCGAAGCTGCGGCGGGAGTTCGCCGGGGACGTGGCCGGCCGGTTCGGGATGGCGTTCCAGATGACCGCGGCGGAGACGCCGAAGCGGGTGGCGCTGTTCGTGTCCAAGTTCGACCACTGCCTGCTGGACCTGCTGTGGCGGTGGCGACGCGGCGAGCTGCCGATGGACGTCGTGCAGGTCGTCTCGAACCACCCGGACCTGGAGAAGGACGTGGCCGGGTTCGACGTCCCGTTCGCCCACATCCCGGTCACCCGGGACACCAAGGCCCAGGCGGAGCAGCGCCAGCTCGAGCTGCTCGAGGGCCGGGTCGACCTCGTGGTGCTGGCGCGGTACATGCAGGTGCTCAGCGGTGACTTCCTGGAGCGGGTCGGGGTACCGGCGATCAACATCCACCACTCGTTCCTGCCCGCGTTCGCCGGAGCCGGTCCGTACGACCAGGCCAAGAAGCGCGGCGTCAAGCTCGTCGGCGCCACGGCGCACTACGTGACCGAGGACCTCGACGAGGGCCCGATCATCGAGCAGGACGTCGCCCGGATCTCGCACCGGCACACGGTCCGCGAGATCTCCCGCCGCGGTGCCGACATCGAGCGGGTCGTGCTCGCACGGGCGGTGGAGGCGCACTGCGACGACCGGGTGCTGCTCAACGACACCACGACGATCGTCTTCTGA
- a CDS encoding sarcosine oxidase subunit gamma family protein, which yields MSSTAPAVARSAISPADPVLRGGWEVSARRSTADLTLSDESSLAKILVRGGVNGAVRQVVGTRFGRAARTERAGHPVLAVGSGPGEWLVIGPTGTARALLEDLESAASGTGEFASVLDVTHGRALVRLRGRRSADVLNKICGIDLDDASTPDGAALRTSVAAVATDLVRDDGPGAGEPSYLLHVERSSGQHLFDVLLDAGAEFGIEVTGPELDTWSE from the coding sequence GTGTCTAGTACTGCACCCGCCGTCGCCCGGAGCGCGATCAGCCCCGCCGACCCCGTGCTGCGGGGTGGATGGGAGGTCAGCGCCCGGCGCAGCACGGCCGACCTCACGCTGTCCGACGAGTCGTCGCTGGCCAAGATCCTCGTCCGCGGCGGCGTCAACGGCGCCGTGCGCCAGGTCGTCGGTACCCGGTTCGGCCGGGCCGCCCGCACCGAGCGGGCCGGACACCCGGTCCTCGCCGTGGGTTCCGGCCCGGGGGAGTGGCTGGTCATCGGCCCCACCGGGACGGCCCGCGCGCTGCTCGAGGACCTGGAGTCCGCCGCGTCGGGGACCGGCGAGTTCGCCTCCGTGCTGGACGTGACGCACGGCCGGGCACTGGTCCGGCTGCGCGGGCGGCGTTCCGCGGACGTCCTGAACAAGATCTGCGGCATCGACCTGGACGATGCCTCCACCCCGGACGGTGCCGCGCTGCGGACGTCGGTGGCCGCGGTGGCCACCGACCTGGTCCGGGACGACGGTCCCGGCGCAGGAGAACCGTCGTACCTGCTGCACGTCGAGCGGTCGAGCGGCCAGCACCTGTTCGACGTCCTGCTCGATGCCGGTGCCGAGTTCGGCATCGAGGTCACCGGCCCGGAACTCGACACCTGGAGTGAGTGA